Proteins encoded within one genomic window of Bradyrhizobium sp. AZCC 1719:
- a CDS encoding acyl-CoA dehydrogenase family protein — MELNLSSEDAAFRDEVRAFIAENYPQEMRVPNPETDLTKEQSLLWHRILYKKGWIAPLWPKEYGGPGWSVTQRFIFEQETSRAGTLPPLAFSVTMVGPVIYTFGHEAQKKKYLPRILSGEDWWCQGYSEPGSGSDLASIRTKAVRDGDHYIVNGHKTWTTLAQHADWIFCLVRTDSSAKPQAGISFLLIDMKSPGVTVRPIITIDGSHEVNDVFFEDVRVPVENLIGEENKGWTYAKFLLGNERTSMAGIGRSTRYLGRLKQIVRTEVGEDDPSFGEFIREIARVELDVLALEATELRIVAQMSRGIDPGPAASLFKIRGTEIFQRITDLTHQAIGNYGLAIREHPASANRFMPGPDYGHTATEKYLNSRKLSIYGGSNEIQRNIIAKAVLGL, encoded by the coding sequence ATGGAGCTCAATCTTTCCAGCGAGGACGCTGCGTTTCGTGACGAGGTACGCGCTTTTATTGCGGAGAACTATCCGCAGGAAATGCGCGTTCCAAACCCCGAGACCGATTTGACCAAGGAGCAGTCGCTGCTCTGGCACAGGATCCTCTACAAAAAGGGCTGGATAGCGCCGCTATGGCCCAAGGAGTATGGCGGCCCCGGCTGGTCCGTCACGCAACGATTCATCTTTGAGCAGGAGACCTCGCGCGCCGGAACGCTGCCGCCGCTCGCATTCAGCGTCACCATGGTCGGTCCGGTCATCTACACCTTCGGCCACGAGGCGCAGAAGAAGAAATATTTGCCGCGAATCCTCTCCGGCGAGGACTGGTGGTGCCAGGGCTATTCGGAGCCGGGCTCCGGCTCCGACCTCGCCTCGATCCGCACCAAGGCGGTACGCGACGGCGACCACTACATCGTCAACGGCCACAAAACCTGGACGACGTTGGCCCAGCATGCCGACTGGATCTTTTGCCTGGTGCGAACGGACTCTAGCGCGAAGCCTCAGGCCGGCATCTCCTTCCTGTTGATCGACATGAAATCGCCCGGCGTCACCGTGCGGCCCATCATCACCATCGACGGTTCGCATGAAGTCAACGATGTGTTCTTCGAGGACGTGCGGGTCCCCGTGGAGAACTTGATCGGCGAGGAAAACAAAGGCTGGACCTACGCTAAATTCCTGTTGGGTAACGAGCGTACCAGCATGGCCGGGATCGGCCGGTCCACTCGGTATCTCGGGCGTCTCAAGCAGATCGTGAGAACCGAAGTTGGCGAGGACGATCCGTCCTTCGGGGAGTTCATCAGGGAGATCGCGCGCGTCGAGCTCGATGTGCTGGCGCTGGAGGCGACCGAACTGCGCATCGTCGCGCAGATGTCGCGCGGCATCGACCCGGGACCGGCCGCGTCGCTGTTCAAGATCAGGGGAACCGAGATATTCCAGCGCATCACCGATCTGACGCACCAGGCGATCGGTAATTACGGCCTGGCCATCCGTGAGCACCCGGCAAGCGCCAACCGCTTCATGCCGGGTCCGGACTACGGACACACCGCGACCGAGAAGTACCTGAACTCCCGCAAGCTCAGCATTTATGGGGGATCGAACGAGATCCAGCGCAACATCATCGCGAAAGCGGTGCTGGGTCTCTGA
- a CDS encoding acyl-CoA dehydrogenase family protein, whose product MDIQLTEEQELLRSSIQRFLREQYDFDERRKIVATDEGWSRRHWKSFAELGLCAAPFQESSGGLGGGSLATMIVMQEFGRNLVVEPYFETVVLAGGLIEDVGSPEQRQALLPKIMEGEAIWALAWAEGRSRYDFNNVTTTARRQGDKFVLSGTKAAVVGAPWADKLIVSARTSGQQRDRDGVSLFVVDRHAANLHLQSFKTIDGRRAAELTLMKVEVPASQMLGSEGEGVAALEAARDRAIAALCAEAVGAMTELNSATLEYSKTRKQFGVALGTFQVLQHRMVDMFIALEESISLTQHLNLTLASKEPNGSKLASGAKTKVGYAARFVAEQAVQLHGGMGMSDELNVGHYFKRISSINIQFGDPAYHLMRYAQLDAAA is encoded by the coding sequence ATGGACATCCAGTTGACGGAAGAACAGGAATTGCTCCGGTCCAGCATTCAACGCTTCCTGCGCGAGCAGTACGATTTCGATGAGCGCCGCAAGATCGTTGCGACCGATGAAGGCTGGAGCCGCAGGCACTGGAAATCCTTCGCCGAACTTGGGCTCTGTGCGGCGCCGTTCCAGGAAAGCTCCGGCGGCCTTGGTGGCGGCTCGCTTGCGACGATGATCGTGATGCAGGAGTTCGGCCGCAACCTCGTCGTCGAGCCGTATTTTGAGACGGTTGTCCTCGCCGGTGGACTGATCGAGGACGTCGGCTCGCCCGAGCAGCGCCAGGCGCTTCTGCCGAAGATCATGGAGGGCGAGGCGATATGGGCGCTGGCCTGGGCGGAAGGACGGTCACGTTATGATTTCAACAACGTCACCACGACCGCGCGCCGCCAAGGGGACAAGTTTGTCCTGAGCGGAACCAAAGCCGCGGTGGTCGGTGCGCCATGGGCCGACAAGCTGATCGTTTCGGCGCGCACCTCGGGCCAGCAACGCGATCGCGACGGCGTCAGTCTGTTTGTCGTCGATCGCCATGCGGCCAATCTTCACCTGCAGAGCTTCAAGACGATCGACGGCCGGCGCGCCGCTGAACTCACGCTGATGAAAGTCGAGGTGCCGGCCAGCCAGATGCTGGGCAGCGAAGGCGAGGGCGTCGCGGCCCTGGAGGCGGCTCGCGATCGCGCCATCGCGGCCCTTTGCGCGGAAGCCGTCGGTGCCATGACGGAGCTGAACTCGGCGACGCTCGAATACAGCAAGACGCGCAAGCAGTTCGGGGTTGCGCTGGGAACGTTTCAGGTGCTGCAGCACCGCATGGTCGACATGTTCATCGCGCTTGAGGAATCGATTTCGCTCACTCAGCATTTGAATCTAACCCTGGCGTCGAAGGAACCGAACGGATCGAAACTGGCGTCCGGCGCCAAGACGAAGGTCGGCTACGCCGCACGCTTTGTCGCAGAGCAGGCCGTGCAACTGCACGGCGGCATGGGCATGAGCGACGAGTTGAACGTCGGCCACTACTTCAAGCGAATCTCCTCCATCAACATCCAGTTCGGCGATCCCGCCTACCATCTGATGCGGTACGCGCAGCTGGACGCGGCCGCCTAA
- a CDS encoding class I adenylate-forming enzyme family protein has translation MAELSEAINLDEIAVGLPSRIHEVTAGQLAEAPDRIALIENGASWSYRDLEQRVREIATVLSSLGIRAGDRMVIISENCIALAALLLAASRLDAWAIVANPRLSARELDQIRDHSGARRMFFTSGVSKEAAAHASRYGAENRQIGALREIGIGPLNESATVEPVEADPAKQVAVLIYTSGTTGTPKGVMLSHENLLISAKTTAHFRKMDRDDKIYLVLPISHIVGISLLIMTLMAGGTVRLASRYDPATLAKSLVDEGITMLDGAPATYQGLLEYKNVAGLKQVDCGVLRLIAVSGSSLDLNLKTRVEREFGLPLLNGYGTTECSPGVSAVRFDAPRSDDAVGALLPGVEARVRTLDGIPLSRGEVGELHVRGRNVMRGYYRAPDLTAKVIDTEHWFNTGDLARFEGDCLHIVGRSKELIGAISANIEAILNAHKHVQSAVVGRALTGNGEIVAFVRPLPGSRVKPTDLMEAIKPWLTSYIRPPKIVVVDVLPGSSTGRIREHELAACLHRDRAAAKQAAKFQRRTHFT, from the coding sequence GTGGCGGAGCTATCGGAGGCGATCAATCTCGACGAGATTGCTGTCGGCTTGCCGAGCCGCATCCATGAAGTAACGGCAGGACAGCTTGCCGAAGCCCCCGACCGGATCGCGCTGATCGAGAACGGGGCGTCCTGGAGTTACCGCGATCTGGAGCAGCGCGTTAGAGAGATCGCAACCGTCCTCTCCTCGCTTGGAATCAGAGCGGGTGATCGGATGGTCATTATCAGCGAAAACTGCATTGCGTTGGCGGCCTTGCTGCTTGCGGCGAGCCGGCTCGACGCCTGGGCAATCGTCGCCAACCCGCGATTGTCGGCGCGCGAGTTGGACCAGATCCGGGATCATAGCGGCGCCCGCCGGATGTTCTTCACGTCAGGTGTTTCGAAAGAGGCTGCGGCGCACGCATCACGCTATGGTGCGGAGAACCGGCAAATTGGCGCGCTGCGGGAGATTGGCATCGGTCCGCTGAACGAAAGCGCCACCGTCGAGCCGGTGGAGGCCGATCCGGCAAAACAAGTCGCAGTGCTGATCTACACCTCGGGAACGACGGGGACGCCGAAGGGGGTGATGCTCTCCCATGAAAACCTGCTGATCAGCGCCAAGACCACGGCGCATTTCCGCAAGATGGATCGAGACGACAAGATCTATCTGGTGTTGCCGATTTCCCATATCGTCGGCATCTCGCTCCTGATCATGACCCTGATGGCCGGCGGCACCGTGCGCTTGGCCAGCCGATACGATCCTGCCACGCTTGCCAAGTCACTGGTCGATGAAGGCATCACTATGCTCGATGGCGCGCCGGCCACCTATCAAGGTCTTCTCGAATACAAGAATGTCGCAGGTCTGAAGCAGGTTGACTGTGGCGTACTGCGTTTGATCGCCGTTTCTGGCTCATCCCTCGATCTCAATCTGAAAACTCGCGTAGAGAGGGAGTTTGGTTTGCCTCTGCTGAACGGCTATGGGACCACCGAATGCTCGCCAGGGGTATCTGCCGTGCGCTTTGATGCCCCACGGTCCGATGATGCGGTCGGTGCGCTGCTGCCGGGAGTGGAGGCCCGCGTCAGAACGCTCGATGGTATACCGCTGTCAAGAGGGGAAGTCGGCGAGCTTCACGTGCGCGGACGCAACGTGATGCGCGGCTACTATCGTGCGCCAGACCTGACGGCGAAGGTGATTGATACCGAGCACTGGTTCAACACTGGCGATCTCGCGCGTTTCGAAGGCGATTGCCTCCACATCGTTGGCCGTAGCAAGGAACTGATAGGCGCGATCTCAGCCAATATTGAGGCGATCCTCAATGCGCACAAGCATGTGCAGTCCGCCGTCGTCGGCCGAGCCCTCACCGGCAACGGGGAGATTGTCGCATTCGTGCGGCCGTTGCCAGGATCGCGCGTTAAGCCGACCGATCTGATGGAAGCCATCAAACCTTGGCTCACCTCCTATATTCGGCCGCCAAAAATCGTCGTCGTTGATGTTTTACCGGGAAGCTCAACCGGCAGGATACGCGAGCATGAGCTCGCGGCCTGTCTGCATCGCGACCGAGCTGCCGCCAAGCAGGCGGCGAAATTCCAGCGACGAACTCACTTTACTTGA
- a CDS encoding 2-hydroxychromene-2-carboxylate isomerase — MPLKVEFQFDFGSPNAYLAEVAIPGIERRTGVKFEYVPVLLGGIYKATGNMSPFDSLRGIKNKPEYQALETQRFIRRHNVTKFRQNPFFPVNTLMLMRGAVAAQFEGVFEPYFRAAYHHMWEEPKKMDDLEIFRSAFISSGIDIDRLIARAQRDDVKKRLIDLTNDAVSRGAFGSPTFFVGKEMFFGKDQLRDVEESIVEQTRQAVPKTA, encoded by the coding sequence ATGCCCCTGAAGGTAGAATTCCAGTTCGATTTCGGCAGCCCCAACGCCTATCTGGCGGAGGTTGCCATTCCCGGCATCGAGCGGCGTACCGGCGTGAAATTCGAGTATGTCCCGGTTCTGCTCGGCGGCATCTACAAGGCGACGGGCAACATGTCGCCGTTCGATTCGCTTCGCGGCATCAAGAACAAGCCGGAATACCAGGCGCTGGAGACCCAACGCTTCATTCGCCGCCATAATGTAACGAAATTTCGCCAGAATCCGTTCTTTCCGGTCAACACGCTGATGCTGATGCGCGGCGCCGTCGCGGCCCAGTTCGAAGGCGTGTTCGAGCCCTATTTCCGCGCGGCCTACCATCATATGTGGGAAGAGCCGAAGAAGATGGACGACCTGGAAATCTTCCGGAGCGCATTCATCTCCTCGGGGATCGATATCGACCGGCTGATCGCGCGTGCGCAGCGGGATGACGTCAAGAAGAGGCTGATCGATCTGACCAACGACGCCGTCAGCCGGGGAGCATTCGGCTCACCGACCTTCTTCGTCGGAAAGGAAATGTTCTTCGGCAAGGACCAGCTCCGCGACGTCGAGGAATCGATCGTCGAGCAGACCAGACAGGCTGTTCCCAAGACGGCCTAA
- a CDS encoding winged helix-turn-helix transcriptional regulator, with amino-acid sequence MRWDALEEEPCSMARTIGVIGDRWTLLILRECFLRTRRFEGFQSALGITRHLLAERLKKLVRQGVLRRIPYQESPKRHEYILTQKGLDLYPIMMAIVHWGDTHMVDERGRPLLHQHRKCGKNFDPVMVCSECGEPLSAKEVHTHPGPGARSTPAITAPESPKAKARRKAAA; translated from the coding sequence ATGCGATGGGATGCCCTTGAAGAAGAGCCGTGTTCGATGGCCCGCACCATCGGCGTGATCGGTGACCGTTGGACCCTTCTTATCCTGCGCGAATGCTTCCTGCGCACCCGCCGCTTCGAAGGATTTCAGTCTGCGCTCGGGATTACACGGCATTTGCTCGCCGAGCGGTTGAAGAAACTGGTCCGGCAAGGCGTGCTGCGCCGCATTCCGTATCAGGAGTCGCCCAAGCGGCATGAATATATCCTCACTCAGAAGGGACTCGATCTTTATCCGATCATGATGGCGATCGTGCATTGGGGCGACACCCACATGGTCGACGAGCGCGGGCGACCGTTGCTGCACCAGCACCGCAAATGCGGCAAGAACTTCGATCCGGTCATGGTGTGCTCCGAATGCGGCGAGCCACTTTCGGCCAAGGAGGTTCATACCCACCCTGGCCCCGGTGCCCGGAGCACTCCGGCAATAACGGCGCCAGAGAGCCCGAAGGCAAAAGCGCGCCGCAAAGCGGCCGCTTGA
- a CDS encoding glutathione S-transferase family protein, with the protein MNATPDLTLWGVGTSRTIRPHWAMHELGLSYKVKPIGPRTGETKTAEYTKLNPRQKIPLLQDGDFCIGESAAIVAYLSRTYSTPERSLIPETQREYAAWLEWCFFIVAELDSTSLYVMRRHRADALGHIYGVAPEVVAQAGEYFRQQLRHVEVALADGRTFLMGDQFTSADILLTTCLDWAIAYGVGICDNAQPYLKRIQSREAYQRAVAANVPVAPITPAAAKI; encoded by the coding sequence ATGAACGCTACACCCGATCTCACCCTGTGGGGCGTTGGTACAAGTCGCACCATTCGTCCGCACTGGGCCATGCACGAGCTTGGCTTATCCTACAAGGTCAAACCGATCGGGCCGCGGACCGGCGAGACCAAGACGGCCGAATACACCAAGCTCAATCCCCGCCAGAAGATTCCCCTGCTGCAGGACGGCGACTTCTGCATCGGCGAAAGCGCCGCGATTGTCGCCTATCTGTCGCGAACCTATTCGACGCCGGAACGCTCGCTGATCCCGGAAACCCAGCGCGAGTATGCCGCGTGGCTCGAATGGTGCTTCTTTATCGTGGCCGAACTCGATTCTACGAGCCTCTACGTCATGCGCCGCCATCGCGCGGATGCACTGGGACATATCTATGGAGTTGCGCCCGAAGTTGTCGCACAGGCGGGTGAGTATTTCCGGCAGCAGTTACGACACGTGGAGGTCGCGCTGGCGGATGGGCGGACATTCCTGATGGGTGACCAATTTACCAGCGCCGACATTCTGCTCACGACGTGCCTCGATTGGGCCATCGCCTACGGCGTCGGCATCTGCGACAACGCGCAACCCTACCTTAAGCGCATCCAAAGCCGAGAGGCCTATCAGCGAGCCGTCGCGGCGAATGTCCCGGTGGCACCGATCACGCCGGCAGCGGCGAAGATCTGA
- a CDS encoding CaiB/BaiF CoA transferase family protein codes for MPGPLSGVRVLDLTGVVSGPFATMFLADQGADVLKIEPIGGDITRRSRATIDKDGEFSALFISSNRGKRSLSIDVKSTGGREVLTRLVAQADVLVQNFRPGTMERLGLGVEELRQRHPRLIYVSISGVGDTGPYVKKRVYDPIIQGLSGFADIQSQPVTNRPQMIRTIVCDKTTAVFTAQAVAAALYAREKTGQGDHIQVAMLDAMISYLWPEGMMQYTVVGAEAAAADPNDRPDLVFKTSDGYITAGTISDSEWQGFCRASGDPELANDPRFATPSARSVNATARINKMAEYISQHTTAEWLDRLDAADVPCAPILRRSEIIHNEQVVARGIIAEFDQPKVGRVRQPKPAARFEINEAAIGGPAPRVGEHSRDVLRELGYDDSAIEKMIAERAVRVAV; via the coding sequence ATGCCTGGCCCGCTTAGCGGTGTTCGCGTCCTCGACCTGACCGGGGTGGTGTCGGGCCCGTTCGCGACCATGTTTCTGGCGGACCAGGGCGCCGACGTGCTGAAGATCGAGCCGATCGGCGGCGATATTACGCGCCGCAGCCGTGCCACCATCGACAAGGATGGCGAATTCTCCGCGCTGTTCATCTCTTCGAACCGCGGCAAGCGTTCGCTGTCGATCGACGTCAAGAGCACGGGTGGCCGTGAGGTGCTCACCAGGCTGGTCGCACAGGCCGACGTGTTGGTGCAGAACTTCCGGCCCGGCACCATGGAGCGCCTCGGTCTAGGCGTAGAAGAATTGCGGCAGCGCCATCCGCGCCTGATCTACGTCTCGATTAGTGGCGTCGGCGATACCGGCCCGTATGTAAAGAAGCGTGTATATGACCCGATCATTCAGGGCCTGTCGGGCTTCGCCGATATCCAGTCGCAGCCGGTCACTAACCGTCCGCAGATGATCCGCACGATCGTATGCGACAAGACCACTGCAGTGTTCACTGCACAGGCTGTGGCGGCAGCGCTCTATGCCCGTGAGAAGACGGGGCAGGGCGATCATATCCAGGTCGCGATGCTGGATGCGATGATTTCCTATCTCTGGCCCGAAGGCATGATGCAGTACACGGTCGTGGGGGCCGAGGCTGCCGCAGCCGATCCCAACGATCGGCCGGATCTCGTGTTCAAGACCAGTGACGGCTACATCACCGCCGGCACGATTTCGGATTCCGAATGGCAGGGTTTCTGCCGGGCATCTGGCGATCCCGAGCTTGCCAACGATCCCCGGTTCGCGACGCCATCGGCGCGTTCGGTCAACGCCACCGCGCGCATCAACAAGATGGCTGAGTATATCAGCCAGCATACCACCGCGGAATGGCTGGACCGGCTAGACGCCGCCGACGTGCCTTGTGCGCCGATCCTGCGGCGGAGCGAAATCATCCACAATGAGCAGGTGGTGGCGCGCGGTATCATCGCGGAATTCGATCAGCCGAAAGTCGGCCGGGTGCGGCAGCCGAAGCCGGCGGCTCGCTTCGAAATCAATGAGGCTGCAATTGGCGGACCCGCGCCAAGGGTCGGTGAGCATTCGCGCGATGTATTGCGCGAACTGGGTTATGATGACAGCGCCATCGAGAAGATGATCGCCGAACGTGCCGTGCGTGTGGCCGTCTAG
- a CDS encoding SDR family NAD(P)-dependent oxidoreductase yields MVERRGVAILVGAGDAIGAAVARRFAKGGYTVCICRRDASKSQGLVGELRAAGHNIHAFSVDARQEAEVQKLFSDVESNIGPIEVCLFNAGSNVNKPLVETTEKLFFKAWELACYAGFLVGREAARVMLPRGRGTIFFTGATASVRGGQGFAAFSSAKFGLRAVAQAMARELGPKNIHVAHLIIDAGVDSEAIHQRMKAAKGIEASEIPPDSLTKTSSIAEAYWFAHQQSRDGWTHELDLRPSVERW; encoded by the coding sequence ATGGTGGAGCGCCGCGGCGTAGCGATACTTGTGGGCGCCGGCGACGCCATCGGCGCGGCCGTCGCCAGGCGTTTTGCGAAGGGCGGCTATACGGTTTGCATCTGCAGGCGCGATGCGTCCAAGTCGCAGGGGCTCGTGGGCGAGCTGAGGGCTGCGGGGCATAACATTCACGCGTTCAGTGTCGATGCCCGCCAGGAAGCCGAAGTTCAAAAGCTTTTTTCCGACGTCGAAAGCAACATCGGACCGATCGAAGTCTGCCTTTTCAATGCCGGATCGAATGTCAACAAGCCCCTCGTGGAGACCACGGAAAAGCTGTTCTTCAAAGCCTGGGAACTGGCCTGCTACGCCGGATTCCTGGTCGGGCGCGAGGCTGCTCGCGTCATGTTGCCGCGCGGACGCGGCACCATCTTCTTTACCGGCGCGACCGCCAGTGTGCGTGGCGGCCAGGGGTTTGCTGCATTTTCATCGGCGAAGTTCGGCCTTCGCGCAGTGGCCCAGGCCATGGCGCGCGAGCTGGGGCCGAAGAACATTCACGTCGCCCATCTCATCATCGACGCCGGCGTAGATAGCGAAGCCATTCATCAGCGCATGAAAGCGGCGAAGGGAATCGAGGCAAGCGAGATTCCCCCGGACAGCCTGACGAAGACGTCTTCCATCGCCGAGGCCTATTGGTTCGCCCATCAGCAAAGCCGAGACGGCTGGACCCATGAACTCGATCTTCGTCCGTCCGTGGAGAGATGGTGA
- a CDS encoding SDR family oxidoreductase, translating into MQKRNATVAVIGAGDYIGGEIAKKFASEGFTVFAGRRNGAKLEPLVKEIEKAGGEIHARSLDARKEEEIISFLNDADKHAPLEVCIFNIGANVNFPILETTERVFRKVWEMACYSGFLAGREAARLMLPRGKGNIFFTGATASLRGGTGYAAFASAKFGLRAVAQAAARELGPKNIHVAHLIIDSGVDTEWVRQRRIEALGPNALDDPDALMPPSSVAESYWLLYQQPRSAWTFELEIRPFGEKW; encoded by the coding sequence TTGCAAAAGAGAAACGCGACCGTGGCCGTAATCGGCGCCGGGGACTATATCGGCGGCGAGATTGCGAAGAAGTTCGCCTCCGAGGGCTTCACGGTGTTTGCCGGGCGCCGTAACGGGGCAAAACTCGAACCGCTCGTCAAGGAGATCGAGAAGGCCGGCGGCGAAATTCACGCGCGCTCGCTCGATGCCCGCAAGGAGGAGGAGATCATCTCGTTTCTCAACGATGCCGACAAGCACGCGCCTCTCGAGGTCTGCATCTTCAACATCGGCGCCAATGTCAACTTTCCGATTCTGGAAACCACCGAGCGCGTGTTCCGCAAGGTGTGGGAAATGGCCTGTTATTCCGGCTTCCTTGCCGGCCGCGAAGCAGCGCGACTGATGCTGCCCCGCGGCAAGGGCAACATCTTCTTCACAGGTGCGACGGCGAGTCTCCGTGGTGGAACGGGTTATGCAGCCTTTGCCAGCGCCAAGTTTGGCCTGCGGGCCGTCGCGCAAGCCGCGGCGCGCGAGTTGGGGCCCAAGAACATCCACGTGGCGCATCTCATCATTGATTCCGGCGTCGACACCGAGTGGGTGCGCCAGCGACGGATCGAGGCACTCGGTCCGAACGCGCTGGATGATCCCGACGCTTTGATGCCGCCGTCCTCGGTCGCGGAATCCTATTGGCTGCTCTATCAGCAGCCGCGCAGCGCCTGGACGTTCGAGCTGGAGATTCGTCCCTTCGGCGAGAAGTGGTAA
- a CDS encoding NAD(P)H-dependent flavin oxidoreductase — protein sequence MKTAITELFGIQHPIIQGGMHYVGFAELAAAVSNAGGLGIITGLTQKTPELLAKEIARCRDMTDKPFGVNLTFLPSFTAPPYPEYIAAIKEGGVKAVETAGRSPEQYMPALKAAGIKVIHKCTSVRHSLKAEKIGCDAVSVDGFECGGHPGEDDIPNMILLPRAADELKIPFVASGGMADARSLVAALSMGAAGMNMGTRFIATKEAPVHDNVKQALVKATELDTVLVMRALRNTERVLKNKGVDQLLEVEREKGASLKIGDIHEQVAGVYPKVMIDGDMDAGAWSCGMVVGLIQDIPTVKELMDRIMADAERLIRGRLTGFLDADSKEALMVA from the coding sequence GTGAAGACAGCAATCACTGAATTGTTCGGCATCCAGCATCCGATCATCCAAGGCGGCATGCACTATGTCGGCTTCGCCGAGCTGGCCGCAGCGGTGTCGAACGCTGGCGGTCTCGGCATCATCACCGGCCTTACCCAGAAGACGCCGGAATTGCTGGCGAAGGAAATCGCGCGCTGCCGCGATATGACCGACAAGCCGTTCGGCGTGAACCTTACTTTCCTGCCGAGCTTCACCGCGCCGCCCTATCCGGAATATATCGCCGCTATCAAGGAAGGCGGCGTCAAGGCGGTGGAGACCGCTGGCCGCAGCCCCGAGCAGTACATGCCTGCGCTGAAAGCTGCTGGCATCAAGGTGATCCACAAATGCACCTCGGTGCGGCATTCGCTGAAAGCCGAGAAGATCGGCTGCGACGCCGTCAGCGTCGACGGCTTTGAATGCGGCGGCCATCCCGGCGAGGACGACATCCCGAACATGATCCTGCTGCCGCGTGCGGCGGACGAGCTGAAGATCCCGTTCGTGGCGTCGGGCGGCATGGCCGACGCGCGGAGCCTCGTCGCGGCGCTGTCGATGGGGGCCGCCGGCATGAACATGGGTACCCGCTTCATCGCCACGAAGGAAGCGCCGGTCCACGACAATGTAAAGCAGGCGCTGGTCAAGGCGACCGAACTCGACACCGTTCTGGTCATGCGCGCGCTGCGCAATACCGAGCGCGTCTTGAAGAACAAGGGCGTCGACCAGCTGCTCGAGGTCGAGCGCGAGAAGGGCGCGAGCCTGAAGATTGGTGACATCCACGAGCAGGTCGCTGGAGTCTATCCAAAGGTGATGATCGATGGCGACATGGACGCGGGCGCGTGGAGTTGCGGCATGGTCGTTGGACTCATTCAGGACATTCCGACGGTGAAGGAGTTGATGGATCGCATCATGGCGGATGCCGAGCGGCTGATCAGGGGCCGGCTTACGGGATTCCTGGACGCGGACAGCAAGGAAGCCTTGATGGTCGCCTGA
- a CDS encoding acetyl-CoA C-acyltransferase, with protein sequence MTTEAVIVSTARTGVGKAYRGALNNTEGPTLAGHVMAEAVKRAGIAPGEVEDVVMGCAMQQGTMVMNVARKGAIRAGLPVTVAGTTIDRQCASGLQAIAVAARSVMLDGVEIAIGGGIESISLVQNEHMNKFHVVDEELMAMKPEMYMSMLETAEVVAERYKIGRDKQDEYSLECQRRVGAALQGGRFNDEIVPITTKMAVVDKDTKEVSYQQVTLSKDEGPRPDTTAEGLAKIKPVFEGKTISAGNASQLSDGASACVIMSDKIAAKKGLKPLGIFRGFVAAGVEPDEMGVGPVAAIPRLLKRHNLKIDDIDLWELNEAYAVQVIYCRDKLGIDPEKLNVNGGSIAIGHPYGMTGARLTGHLLIEGRRRKAKYGVVTMCIGGGMGAAGLFEIVN encoded by the coding sequence ATGACGACTGAAGCAGTAATCGTTTCCACCGCCCGCACGGGCGTCGGCAAAGCCTATCGCGGTGCGCTCAACAACACCGAGGGCCCGACTTTGGCTGGCCACGTCATGGCCGAAGCGGTGAAGCGGGCCGGCATCGCGCCCGGCGAGGTCGAGGACGTGGTGATGGGCTGTGCGATGCAGCAGGGCACCATGGTGATGAACGTGGCGCGCAAGGGTGCGATCCGCGCTGGCCTGCCGGTGACGGTCGCCGGCACCACAATTGACCGGCAATGTGCCTCCGGCCTGCAGGCGATTGCGGTTGCCGCACGATCGGTGATGCTCGACGGCGTCGAGATCGCGATCGGCGGCGGCATCGAATCGATCAGCCTCGTGCAGAACGAGCACATGAACAAGTTTCATGTCGTCGACGAAGAGTTGATGGCGATGAAGCCCGAAATGTACATGTCCATGTTGGAAACCGCCGAGGTCGTCGCCGAACGCTATAAGATCGGTCGAGACAAGCAGGATGAATACAGCCTCGAGTGCCAGCGCCGCGTGGGCGCTGCGCTGCAAGGCGGCCGTTTCAATGACGAGATCGTGCCGATCACGACCAAAATGGCCGTGGTCGACAAGGATACCAAGGAGGTCAGCTATCAGCAGGTGACGCTGTCGAAGGACGAGGGGCCGAGGCCGGACACTACCGCCGAAGGCCTTGCAAAGATCAAGCCCGTGTTTGAAGGCAAAACAATTAGTGCGGGCAATGCGAGCCAGCTCTCCGATGGCGCCTCGGCCTGCGTGATCATGAGCGACAAGATTGCGGCGAAGAAGGGCCTGAAGCCGCTTGGCATCTTCCGCGGGTTCGTTGCCGCCGGCGTCGAGCCAGACGAGATGGGCGTGGGCCCGGTCGCCGCGATCCCGCGGTTGCTCAAGCGCCATAACCTGAAAATCGATGACATTGATCTCTGGGAGCTCAATGAGGCCTACGCGGTGCAGGTGATCTATTGCCGCGACAAGCTCGGGATCGACCCGGAGAAGCTCAACGTCAATGGCGGATCGATCGCGATCGGTCACCCCTACGGTATGACCGGGGCGCGGCTCACGGGCCACCTCCTGATCGAGGGCCGGCGGCGCAAGGCGAAGTACGGCGTGGTGACCATGTGCATCGGTGGCGGCATGGGCGCGGCGGGTCTGTTCGAAATCGTCAACTGA